Proteins co-encoded in one Chroicocephalus ridibundus chromosome 6, bChrRid1.1, whole genome shotgun sequence genomic window:
- the PKD2L1 gene encoding polycystin-2-like protein 1 has product MSSSHVNNRAESHFRASEEHELKAVGKKAWDNPVYNGSPSTSLKIRAIYNPKSILENPYENFEEVGDPLSYQEEHSKAVDGKTSPFLKCCFYIFRGIRGLWGTTLTENTAENRELYVKTTLRELLVYIVFLVDICLLTYGMTSSNAYYYTKVMSELFLQTSSDSRVSFQSIGSMADFWVYAQGPLLDNLYWTKWYNNDSLAAHGTQSYIYYENLLLGVPRMRQLKVKNNSCVVHDDFKEEISGCYDVYSEDKEEKVSFGLINGTAWRYHSEEELGGSSHWGRLTSYSGGGYFIDLNLTREESAEALQVLKEKLWLDRGTRVVFIDFSVYNANINLFCVLRLVVEFPATGGAIPSWQIRTVKLIRYVSTWDFFIVACEIVFCVFIFYYVVEEILELRIHKLQYFTSIWNILDVVVILLSIVAIGFHIFRTIEVNRLLGELLKHPDTYADFEFLAFWQTQYNNMNAVNLFFAWIKIFKYISFNKTMTQLSSTLARCAKDILGFAIMFFIVFFAYAQLGYLLFGTQVENFSTFVKCIFTQFRIILGDFDYNSIDNANRVLGPIYFVTYVFFVFFVLLNMFLAIINDTYSEVKEELSSQKDELQLSDILKQSYNRTLMRLKLKKERISDVQKALQNGTKELDFEDFKNSLKELGHADHEITAAFSKFDRDGNHILDEEEQQQMKHDLEAKRVALNTEIENLGKSYSDNNLDENLTYVEAKNNHANKAIWVSKEEFQVLLQRVLQLEQSINSIGSKIDAVVNKLDVLERNNLKRKDLLGKPLDNVSKEEEPSQEELLLPQSLDQLGKEEAESWGMERVRGNNLSGNSSQNGVCPILSRSSMPGSQVSKNIQPQSDVCF; this is encoded by the exons ATGAGCTCGTCTCACGTAAACAACAGAGCCGAGAGCCACTTTCGAGCCTCAGAGGAGCATGAACTGAAGGCAGTGGGGAAGAAGGCTTGGGATAATCCTGTTTACAATGGCTCTCCCTCTACTTCCTTGAAGATTCGAGCCATCTACAACCCCAAGTCCATCCTGGAGAATCCCTATGAGAACTTTGAAGAGGTGGGGGATCCTCTGTCCTACCAGGAAGAGCACAGCAAAGCTGTGGATGGGAAGACAAGTCCTTTCCTCAAGTGCTGTTTCTACATCTTCAGAGGCATCCGAG GTCTGTGGGGCACTACGCTGACTGAGAACACAGCTGAGAACAGAGAGCTTTATGTGAAGACCACACTGCGAGAGCTGCTAGTCTATATTGTGTTCTTGGTGGACATCTGTCTAC TGACATACGGAATGACAAGTTCCAATGCCTATTACTACACCAAAGTGATGTCTGAGCTCTTCCTGCAAACCTCTTCGGACAGCCGTGTCTCCTTCCAGTCCATCGGCAGCATGGCTGACTTCTGGGTG TATGCACAAGGCCCCCTTCTGGATAATCTTTACTGGACAAAGTGGTACAACAATGATTCCCTAGCAGCACACGGCACCCAGTCATACATCTATTATGAGAACCTGCTGCTGGGTGTCCCACGCATGCGACAGCTGAAGGTGAAGAACAATTCCTGTGTGGTCCATGATGATTTCAAGGAGGAAATCTCAGGCTGCTATGATGTATACTCAgaagacaaggaggaaaaggtaTCCTTTGGACTCATCAATGGAACGGC GTGGAGGTACCATTCTGAGGAGGAGCTGGGTGGCTCATCTCACTGGGGAAGGCTAACCAGTTACAGTGGGGGAGGATACTTCATAGACCTCAATTTGACCAGAGAAGAGAGTGCTGAAGCCCTGCAAGTCTTGAAGGAGAAGTTGTGGCTGGATCGGGGGACACGAGTTGTCTTCATTGATTTCTCTGTGTATAATGCAAATATCAATCTGTTCTGTGTCCTGAG GTTAGTGGTTGAGTTTCCAGCCACTGGTGGTGCCATTCCCTCCTGGCAAATCCGGACAGTCAAGCTTATACGATATGTTAGCACATGGGACTTCTTCATTGTTGCCTGTGAAAttgtcttctgtgtcttcatcTTCTACTATGTGGTGGAGGAGATTTTGGAGCTGCGTATCCACAAGCTTCAGTACTTCACCAGCATCTGGAACATCTTGGATGTGGTTGTCATCCTG ctcTCCATCGTCGCTATTGGGTTTCACATCTTTCGCACCATTGAGGTGAACAGACTGTTGGGAGAGTTGCTGAAACACCCCGACACCTATGCAGACTTTGAGTTCCTGGCATTCTGGCAGACACAGTACAACAATATGAATGCAGTCAACTTATTCTTTGCTTGGATCAAG ATATTCAAGTACATTAGCTTTAACAAAACAATgacccagctctcctccacacTGGCACGTTGTGCCAAGGATATCCTGGGCTTTGCCATTATGTTCTTCATTGTCTTCTTTGCCTATGCCCAGCTGGGTTACCTTCTTTTTGGGACACAAGTGGAAAACTTCAGTACCTTTGTTAAATGCAT ctTCACCCAGTTTCGGATCATTCTTGGTGATTTTGACTACAATTCCATTGACAATGCCAACAGGGTCCTTGGGCCTATTTACTTCGTCACCtatgtgttttttgttttctttgtgctcCTG aACATGTTTCTGGCCATCATCAATGATACCTACTCAGAAGTCAAGGAAGAACTTTCAAGCCAGAAGGATGAGCTGCAGCTCTCAGACATCTTGAAGCAG AGCTACAACCGGACGCTCATGAGGCTGAAGCTGAAGAAGGAGAGGATTTCCGATGTGCAGAAAGCACTACAGAATGGAACGAAAGAACTGGACTTTGAAGACTTCAAGAACAGCTTGAAGGA ACTGGGCCATGCAGACCATGAGATCACAGCAGCCTTCTCCAAGTTCGACAGAGATGGCAACCACATCCTGGATGAAGAGGAGCAACAGCAGATGAAGCACGATCTAGAGgcaaaaagg GTTGCTCTGAATACAGAGATTGAAAATTTGGGGAAATCCTATAGTGACAACAACCTGGATGAGAATCTGACCTACGTGGAAGCAAAGAATAACCATGCCAATAAGGCCATCTGGGTCTCCAAAGAAGAGTTCCAAGT cctcctgcaaCGTGTGCTGCAGCTGGAACAGTCCATAAACAGCATTGGCTCCAAGATTGATGCAGTGGTGAACAAGCTAGATGTGCTGGAAAGAAATAATCTGAAGAGGAAGGACCTGTTGGGCAAGCCACTGGATAATGTTAGCAAG GAGGAAGAACCCAGtcaggaagagctgctgctccccCAGAGCCTAGaccagctggggaaagaagaagcaGAAAGCTGGGGGATGGAACGTGTACGGGGAAACAACCTGAGTGGCAACTCTTCCCAAAATGGGGTCTGCCCCATCTTGTCCAGGTCAAGCATGCCGGGGTCTCAGGTGTCCAAGAACATCCAGCCACAGTCTGATGTGTGCTTCTAG